One stretch of Streptomyces sp. MMBL 11-1 DNA includes these proteins:
- a CDS encoding DinB family protein translates to MAPMTSPERSEPALDAAERPMLEGWLDYHRATMAMKCAGLTDAQVREASVPPSAFTLLGLLRHMAEVERGWFREVLAGEELPDLFCTEEDPDGEWHVTESDTWAEADAAWRAEVAAARKNAAAYHLDDFSKGVGSAGEPFNLRWIYTHMIEEYARHNGHADLVRERVDGATGD, encoded by the coding sequence ATGGCCCCCATGACTTCTCCGGAACGCTCCGAACCCGCTCTCGACGCCGCCGAACGCCCCATGCTGGAGGGCTGGCTCGACTACCACCGCGCGACCATGGCCATGAAGTGCGCGGGGCTGACGGACGCCCAGGTGCGCGAGGCCTCGGTGCCGCCGTCCGCCTTCACGTTGCTCGGGCTCCTGCGGCACATGGCCGAGGTGGAGCGCGGCTGGTTCCGTGAGGTGCTGGCGGGCGAGGAACTGCCGGACCTCTTCTGCACCGAGGAGGATCCCGACGGTGAGTGGCACGTGACGGAGTCGGACACCTGGGCCGAGGCGGATGCCGCCTGGCGGGCGGAGGTCGCGGCGGCCCGGAAGAACGCCGCCGCGTATCACCTGGACGACTTCTCCAAGGGCGTCGGCTCGGCGGGCGAGCCGTTCAATCTGCGCTGGATCTACACGCACATGATCGAGGAGTACGCACGGCACAACGGCCACGCCGACCTGGTGCGCGAGCGCGTGGACGGCGCCACCGGCGACTGA
- a CDS encoding uracil-DNA glycosylase codes for MDVTDIDLLPESWRAVLGEELQKPYVKELADFVEEERAKGPVYPPREQVFAALDATPYEKVKVLVLGQDPYHGEGQGHGLCFSVRPGVRTPPSLRNIYKEMQQELGLPIPDNGYLMPWAEQGVLLLNAVLTVRGGEANSHKNKGWEKITDAVIRAVADRPDPAVFVLWGNYAQKKLPLIDEERHVVVKGAHPSPLSAKKFFGSRPFTQINEAVAAQGHQPIDWRIPELG; via the coding sequence GTGGACGTGACCGATATCGACCTGCTGCCCGAGTCCTGGCGCGCCGTCCTCGGCGAAGAACTCCAGAAGCCGTACGTCAAGGAACTGGCGGACTTCGTCGAGGAGGAGCGGGCCAAGGGCCCCGTGTATCCGCCGCGCGAGCAGGTCTTCGCAGCCCTGGACGCCACTCCGTACGAGAAGGTGAAGGTCCTCGTCCTCGGCCAGGACCCGTATCACGGCGAGGGCCAGGGGCACGGGCTCTGCTTCTCGGTGCGCCCCGGGGTCAGGACACCGCCGTCGCTGCGCAACATCTACAAGGAGATGCAGCAGGAGCTCGGCCTGCCGATCCCGGACAACGGCTATCTGATGCCGTGGGCCGAGCAGGGCGTCCTCCTGCTCAACGCCGTGCTCACCGTCCGGGGCGGCGAGGCCAACTCCCACAAGAACAAGGGCTGGGAGAAGATCACCGACGCGGTGATCCGCGCCGTCGCCGACCGGCCCGACCCGGCGGTCTTCGTGCTCTGGGGCAACTACGCGCAGAAGAAGCTGCCCCTGATCGACGAGGAGCGCCACGTGGTGGTGAAGGGAGCGCACCCCTCGCCGCTCTCCGCCAAGAAGTTCTTCGGCTCCCGCCCCTTCACGCAGATCAACGAGGCGGTGGCCGCCCAGGGGCACCAGCCGATCGACTGGCGGATCCCCGAACTCGGCTGA
- a CDS encoding ABC transporter substrate-binding protein — translation MFYRASLQAAAALASLSLLAGCGLLSDSGSETDQKIVVGTTSSPSTLDPAAAWDGSWELMRNVYQTLVSFPSGSTNPEPDAAKSCEFTDATSMAYRCTLKKNLTFSNGEKLDAEAVKYSIDRIVDIHFKGGPAGMLDSLDRIETKGDDTVVFHLNKSDATFPFILATPAMSLVAPGDYRKDKIRDDGKVTGSGPYLLESYKDRATAELKKNPDYKGFANRKNDAVTIRYFEKSAAMVSALKADEIDATYRGLTAEEVVSLEDNKDDNAGLQVVESTGSDIRFLVFNPNDPAAGNPAVRKAIAHVVDRDALVAKVYRGTAEPLYSMVPRGIAGHTTSFFDTFGDPDVKKAKNILTKAGITEPVKMTFWYTTDRYGSSTEPEFEELKRQLEASGLFRITLRGEPWTAFQKGFNKGEYPVFGRGWFPDFPDPDNFIAPFVGKESVTGTPYINKEITQQLIPASRQESDRGAVSKQFERAQEILVEDVRLLPLWQAKPYIASGEDIGGTERALDPQTVMQLWELYRKASW, via the coding sequence GTGTTCTACCGGGCCAGTCTGCAGGCTGCTGCAGCCCTAGCTTCCCTTTCTCTGCTGGCCGGCTGCGGTCTCCTTTCCGACAGCGGATCGGAAACGGACCAGAAGATAGTCGTCGGGACGACCAGCTCCCCGTCCACGCTCGATCCCGCGGCAGCCTGGGACGGGTCCTGGGAACTGATGCGGAACGTTTACCAGACCTTGGTGAGCTTCCCCTCAGGCAGCACGAACCCGGAGCCGGACGCGGCGAAGTCCTGCGAGTTCACCGACGCCACGAGCATGGCGTACCGGTGCACGCTCAAGAAGAACCTCACGTTCTCCAACGGCGAGAAGCTCGACGCCGAGGCCGTGAAGTACTCCATCGACCGCATCGTGGACATCCACTTCAAGGGCGGACCGGCCGGGATGCTCGACTCCCTGGACCGGATCGAGACCAAGGGCGACGACACGGTCGTCTTCCACCTGAACAAGTCGGACGCCACGTTCCCGTTCATCCTGGCCACGCCCGCCATGTCGCTCGTCGCCCCCGGCGACTACCGCAAGGACAAGATCCGCGACGACGGCAAGGTCACCGGTTCCGGCCCCTACCTCCTGGAGTCCTACAAGGACCGGGCCACCGCCGAGCTGAAGAAGAACCCGGACTACAAGGGCTTCGCCAACCGCAAGAACGACGCGGTCACCATCCGCTACTTCGAGAAGTCCGCCGCCATGGTGAGCGCGCTCAAGGCGGACGAGATCGACGCCACCTACCGGGGGCTGACCGCCGAGGAGGTCGTCAGCCTGGAGGACAACAAGGACGACAACGCCGGCCTCCAGGTCGTCGAGAGCACCGGCTCGGACATCCGCTTCCTGGTCTTCAACCCGAACGACCCGGCCGCCGGGAACCCCGCCGTGCGCAAGGCCATCGCCCACGTGGTCGACCGCGACGCCCTGGTCGCCAAGGTCTACCGGGGAACCGCCGAGCCGCTCTACTCCATGGTCCCCAGGGGCATCGCCGGACACACCACGAGCTTCTTCGACACCTTCGGCGACCCGGACGTCAAGAAGGCGAAGAACATCCTCACCAAGGCCGGCATCACCGAGCCCGTGAAGATGACGTTCTGGTACACCACCGACCGGTACGGCTCCTCCACGGAGCCCGAGTTCGAGGAGCTCAAGCGGCAGCTGGAGGCCTCCGGACTGTTCAGGATCACGCTGCGGGGCGAGCCCTGGACGGCCTTCCAGAAGGGCTTCAACAAGGGCGAGTACCCGGTCTTCGGCCGCGGCTGGTTCCCGGACTTCCCGGACCCCGACAACTTCATCGCGCCCTTCGTGGGCAAGGAGAGCGTCACCGGCACCCCGTACATCAACAAGGAGATCACCCAGCAGCTGATCCCCGCCTCGCGGCAGGAGAGCGACCGGGGCGCGGTCAGCAAGCAGTTCGAGCGGGCCCAGGAGATCCTCGTCGAGGACGTGCGCCTGCTGCCCCTGTGGCAGGCCAAGCCGTACATCGCCTCGGGCGAGGACATCGGCGGCACCGAGCGCGCACTCGACCCGCAGACCGTGATGCAACTGTGGGAGCTGTACCGCAAGGCCAGCTGGTAG
- a CDS encoding SDR family oxidoreductase: MTVQDSGKVALVTGASRGIGYGIAEAFVARGDRVAITGRGEDALKEAVERLGSDRVIGIAGKAHDEAHQAAAVERTMEAFGRVDHLVNNAGTNPVFGPMAELDLNVARKVYETNVISALGFAQQTWKAWQKENGGSIVNIASVAGVSASPFIGAYGMSKAAMVNLTLQLAHEFAPVVRVNAIAPAVVKTRFAEALYEGREAEAAAAYPLGRLGVPEDIGGAAAFLTSAQADWITGQTLVVDGGIFLNAGVG; this comes from the coding sequence ATGACGGTGCAGGACAGCGGAAAGGTCGCCCTCGTCACGGGCGCGAGCCGGGGCATCGGCTACGGGATCGCCGAGGCGTTCGTCGCCCGCGGCGACCGGGTGGCCATCACCGGGCGGGGCGAGGACGCCCTGAAGGAAGCCGTCGAGCGGCTCGGCTCCGACCGGGTGATCGGCATCGCGGGCAAGGCGCACGACGAGGCGCACCAGGCCGCGGCGGTCGAGCGCACGATGGAGGCCTTCGGCCGGGTCGACCACCTGGTGAACAACGCCGGGACGAATCCGGTCTTCGGCCCCATGGCGGAGCTCGACCTGAACGTCGCCCGCAAGGTCTACGAGACCAACGTGATCTCGGCCCTGGGCTTCGCCCAGCAGACCTGGAAGGCCTGGCAGAAGGAGAACGGCGGGTCGATCGTGAACATCGCCTCGGTCGCCGGGGTCTCCGCCTCGCCGTTCATCGGCGCGTACGGCATGAGCAAGGCGGCGATGGTCAACCTGACGCTCCAGCTGGCGCACGAGTTCGCCCCGGTCGTCCGGGTCAACGCCATTGCCCCGGCCGTGGTCAAGACCAGGTTCGCCGAAGCCCTCTACGAAGGCCGCGAAGCGGAGGCGGCCGCCGCCTATCCGCTGGGCCGGCTCGGCGTGCCCGAGGACATCGGGGGCGCGGCGGCCTTCCTCACCTCCGCACAGGCCGACTGGATCACCGGACAGACCCTCGTGGTCGACGGGGGAATTTTCCTCAACGCCGGCGTGGGCTGA
- the fabG gene encoding 3-oxoacyl-ACP reductase FabG — protein sequence MSTTEQRVAIVTGAARGIGAATAVRLAAEGRSVAVLDLDEAACKDTVEKITAAGGTALAVGCDVSDAGQVEAAVARVAAELGAPTILVNNAGVLRDNLLFKMSESDWDLVMNVHLKGAFLMAKAVQAHMVEAKFGRIVSLSSSSALGNRGQANYSAVKAGLQGLTKTLAKELGKFGVTANAVAPGFIVTEMTAQTAARVGMGFEEFQAAAATQIPVQRVGRPEDVANAIAFFAGDDAGFVSGQVMYVAGGPLN from the coding sequence ATGTCCACCACCGAGCAGCGCGTCGCCATCGTGACGGGAGCGGCGCGGGGCATCGGCGCCGCCACCGCCGTACGTCTCGCGGCCGAGGGCCGTTCCGTCGCCGTACTCGATCTCGACGAGGCGGCCTGCAAGGACACGGTCGAGAAGATCACCGCCGCCGGGGGCACCGCGCTCGCCGTCGGCTGCGACGTGTCGGACGCCGGCCAGGTGGAAGCCGCCGTCGCGCGGGTCGCCGCCGAGCTGGGCGCGCCGACGATCCTCGTGAACAACGCGGGCGTGCTCCGCGACAACCTGCTGTTCAAGATGAGCGAGTCCGACTGGGACCTCGTGATGAACGTGCACCTCAAGGGCGCGTTCCTGATGGCGAAGGCCGTCCAGGCCCACATGGTCGAGGCCAAGTTCGGCCGGATCGTCTCGCTCTCCTCTTCCTCGGCCCTCGGCAACCGGGGCCAGGCCAACTACTCCGCGGTCAAGGCGGGGCTCCAGGGCCTCACCAAGACGCTCGCCAAGGAACTGGGCAAGTTCGGCGTCACCGCCAACGCGGTCGCGCCCGGCTTCATCGTCACGGAGATGACCGCGCAGACGGCCGCCCGCGTCGGCATGGGCTTCGAGGAGTTCCAGGCGGCCGCCGCAACCCAGATCCCGGTCCAGCGCGTCGGCCGTCCCGAGGACGTCGCCAACGCCATCGCCTTCTTCGCGGGCGACGACGCGGGCTTCGTCTCCGGCCAGGTCATGTACGTGGCCGGCGGACCCCTCAACTGA
- a CDS encoding DUF3037 domain-containing protein, with the protein MTRRDVFEYALLRVVPRVERGECFNAGVLVYCRAHSFVAARTHLDEAKLLALDPGADAAGVRAALRAVEGVCGGGEGAGQAAGDDAGRRFRWLIAPRSTVVQPGAVHSGLTTDPAGEVERLLDLLVR; encoded by the coding sequence ATGACGCGGCGCGACGTCTTCGAGTACGCGCTGCTGCGCGTCGTGCCCCGGGTCGAGCGGGGGGAATGCTTCAACGCCGGGGTGCTCGTCTACTGCCGGGCCCACTCGTTCGTCGCCGCCCGTACGCACCTCGACGAGGCGAAGCTGCTCGCGCTGGACCCGGGGGCCGACGCCGCCGGGGTGCGGGCCGCCCTGCGCGCCGTCGAAGGGGTCTGCGGCGGGGGCGAGGGCGCCGGTCAGGCGGCGGGCGACGACGCCGGACGGCGGTTCCGCTGGCTGATCGCCCCGCGCTCCACGGTCGTCCAGCCCGGCGCCGTGCACAGCGGCCTGACCACCGACCCGGCCGGCGAGGTGGAACGGCTGCTCGACCTCCTCGTGCGCTGA
- a CDS encoding HipA family kinase: protein MLEEVVATRYVTPLREGGSLPGIVEADDLGTYVMKFTGAGQGRKTLVAEIICGELGRRLGLRVPELVTIELDPVIGLAEPDEEVQELLRASGGLNLGMDYLPGSFGFDPLAYEVGAAEAGRVVWFDALINNVDRSWRNPNLLVWHGDLWLIDHGATMIWHHNWPGAQTSAAKPYNASDHVLAPFGPDIAAAAAELAPLVTEELLAEVAADVPDVWLADEPGFASADEVRRAYIAPLLARAADIHERITLDAPAATRPSQAPGWLTERLPPRQKPGGGRTAAAAGAAEEDGR, encoded by the coding sequence GTGCTGGAAGAGGTCGTAGCGACCCGCTATGTCACGCCTTTGCGTGAGGGCGGCTCGCTCCCCGGGATCGTCGAGGCCGACGACCTGGGTACGTACGTCATGAAGTTCACCGGGGCGGGCCAGGGCCGCAAGACGCTCGTCGCGGAGATCATCTGCGGGGAACTGGGCCGTCGGCTGGGGCTGCGGGTGCCCGAGCTGGTGACCATCGAGCTCGACCCCGTCATCGGACTCGCCGAGCCCGACGAGGAGGTGCAGGAGCTGCTCCGCGCGAGCGGCGGACTGAACCTCGGGATGGACTACCTGCCGGGCTCGTTCGGGTTCGATCCGCTCGCGTACGAGGTCGGGGCGGCCGAGGCCGGGCGGGTCGTCTGGTTCGACGCGCTGATCAACAACGTCGACCGCTCCTGGCGCAACCCCAACCTGCTCGTCTGGCACGGCGACCTCTGGCTCATCGACCACGGCGCGACCATGATCTGGCACCACAACTGGCCCGGCGCCCAGACGTCCGCCGCCAAGCCGTACAACGCCTCGGACCACGTCCTGGCGCCCTTCGGGCCGGACATCGCGGCCGCGGCCGCCGAGCTCGCCCCGCTGGTCACCGAAGAACTGCTCGCCGAGGTGGCCGCCGACGTGCCCGACGTCTGGCTGGCCGACGAGCCCGGCTTCGCCTCCGCCGACGAGGTGCGCCGGGCCTACATCGCGCCGCTGCTCGCGCGGGCCGCCGACATCCACGAGCGGATCACCCTGGACGCGCCGGCCGCGACCCGGCCCTCCCAGGCTCCCGGCTGGCTCACCGAGCGTCTGCCTCCCCGGCAGAAGCCCGGCGGCGGCCGGACCGCGGCAGCCGCCGGTGCCGCCGAGGAGGACGGCCGATGA
- a CDS encoding nuclear transport factor 2 family protein, which yields MTHDIDDRVNLFLRSLEAFDFTAARTMCTEAATVRQNDGQGEQPIEESLERLRSFTAGVDSLSYDVIRRFRNPDEVFQQHVLHLTGNDGSRGDVHAAVYFRFQDGLIDRIEEYVYAEPALGAVVPEPPRAEA from the coding sequence ATGACACACGACATCGACGACCGGGTGAACCTGTTTCTGCGGAGTCTGGAGGCGTTCGACTTCACCGCCGCTCGGACGATGTGCACCGAGGCCGCCACGGTGCGGCAGAACGACGGCCAGGGCGAACAGCCGATCGAGGAGAGCCTGGAGCGGCTCAGGTCCTTCACCGCGGGCGTCGACTCGCTGAGCTACGACGTGATCCGCCGGTTCCGCAATCCCGACGAGGTGTTCCAGCAGCACGTGCTGCACCTGACCGGGAACGACGGGTCCCGCGGCGATGTCCACGCCGCGGTCTACTTCCGCTTCCAGGACGGTCTCATCGACCGGATCGAGGAGTACGTCTACGCCGAACCGGCCCTGGGCGCCGTCGTCCCGGAACCGCCGCGCGCGGAGGCCTGA
- the car gene encoding carboxylic acid reductase: MAEPLDAATAPARDPGQGLAEALASVAPGRALAEVMASVLESHGDLPALGERARDPETGRLLPRFDTISYRELWSRVRALAGRWHHDPEYPLGPGDRICTLGFTSTDYATLDLACIHLGAVPVPLQSNASPSRLAPIVAESEPTVLAASVDRLDTAVDVVLASSTIRRLVVFDHGRGATGPRGAAAARERLAGAGSPVAVETLAELTDRGSALPPPPLYTAAPGEDPLSLLIYTSGSTGAPKGAMYTQRLLSTAWYGFSYGAADTPAISVLYLPQSHLAGRYAVMGSLLKGGTGYFTAADDLSTLFEDIALVRPTELTMVPRLCDMLLQHYRSELDRRVGEPGDTEAAVRRAIREDFLGGRVAKAFVGTAPLSAELAAFVESVLGFHLYTGYGSTEAGGVLLDTVVQRPPVTDYKLVDVPELGYYATDLPYPRGELLLKSHTLIPGYYRRPDLTATVFDADGYYRTGDVFAETGPDRLVYVDRTKDTLKLSQGEFVAVSRLETVLLGSPLVQHLYLYGNSERAYLLAVVVPTPAALAGCGGDTEALRPLLMESLRSTARGAGLNSYEIPRGILVETEPFSPENGLFTESHKLLRPRLKERYGPALELLYEQLADGQDRRLGELRRTGADRPVEETVTRAAQALLGCASTALRPGAHFTDLGGDSLSAVSFSGLMKEIFHVDVPVGVIISPANDLAEVARYIASARRPDGTRRPTFASVHGEHRTEVRAGDLTLEKFLDAPTLAAVPPRPRPDSDVRTVLLTGATGYLGRFLCLEWLERLASSGGRLICLVRGSDATVAARRLEAAFDSGDAALLRRYRTAAGKTLEVLAGDIGAPRLGLSEDTWRELADTVDLIVHPAALVNHLLPYSELFGPNVLGTAEVIRLALTARLKPVTYVSTVAVCLGTPAEDADIRATSPVRSIGQGYADGYATSKWAGEVLLREAHERYGLPVTVFRSDLLLAHSTYAGQVNVPDVLTRLLLSLVATGIAPGSFYRAGSRAHHDGLPVDFTAEAVVALGARTTEGHRTFNVVNPHDDGVSLDTFVDWLIEAGHPIRRIDDHGAWLTRFTAALRALPEKHRRHSLLPLLGAYAQPGEGAPGSPLPAGRFHAAVRAAGVGPGGDIPRVSPDLIRKYVTDLRALGLLFRP; the protein is encoded by the coding sequence ATGGCCGAACCGCTGGACGCCGCCACCGCGCCGGCGCGCGACCCGGGCCAGGGGCTTGCCGAGGCCCTGGCCTCCGTAGCCCCGGGCCGGGCGCTCGCCGAGGTCATGGCGTCCGTACTGGAGAGCCACGGGGATCTGCCCGCCCTCGGCGAACGCGCCCGGGACCCGGAGACCGGGCGGCTCCTCCCGCGCTTCGACACCATCAGCTACCGCGAACTGTGGTCCCGTGTCCGCGCGCTGGCCGGCCGGTGGCACCACGACCCGGAGTACCCCCTGGGCCCCGGCGACCGGATCTGCACCCTCGGCTTCACCAGCACCGACTACGCGACGCTCGACCTGGCGTGCATCCACCTGGGGGCCGTGCCCGTGCCGCTCCAGTCCAACGCCTCGCCGTCCCGACTGGCGCCGATCGTCGCGGAGTCCGAGCCGACGGTGCTGGCCGCGAGCGTCGACCGGCTGGACACCGCCGTGGACGTGGTCCTCGCGTCGAGCACGATCCGGCGCCTCGTCGTCTTCGACCACGGCCGGGGGGCCACCGGCCCGCGCGGGGCGGCGGCCGCCCGGGAACGCCTGGCCGGGGCCGGGAGCCCGGTCGCCGTGGAGACACTGGCCGAGTTGACCGACCGGGGCAGCGCCCTGCCGCCCCCGCCCCTGTACACCGCGGCCCCGGGTGAGGACCCGCTCTCCCTGCTCATCTACACCTCCGGCAGCACCGGCGCACCCAAGGGCGCCATGTACACCCAACGGCTCCTGAGCACCGCGTGGTACGGGTTCAGCTACGGGGCGGCCGACACCCCCGCGATCAGCGTCCTCTACCTTCCGCAGAGCCATCTCGCCGGCCGCTACGCGGTGATGGGCTCACTCCTGAAGGGGGGCACCGGCTACTTCACGGCCGCCGACGACCTGTCCACCCTGTTCGAGGACATCGCCCTGGTCCGCCCCACGGAGCTGACCATGGTCCCGCGCCTGTGCGACATGCTCCTCCAGCACTACCGGAGCGAGCTGGACCGCCGGGTCGGCGAGCCGGGTGACACCGAGGCAGCGGTCAGGAGGGCGATACGGGAGGACTTCCTGGGCGGACGGGTCGCCAAGGCGTTCGTCGGCACCGCCCCGCTCTCCGCCGAGCTCGCGGCGTTCGTCGAGTCCGTCCTCGGTTTCCACCTCTACACCGGCTACGGCTCCACCGAAGCGGGCGGCGTGCTGCTGGACACGGTGGTCCAGCGCCCTCCGGTCACCGACTACAAGCTGGTGGACGTCCCCGAACTGGGCTACTACGCGACCGACCTGCCGTATCCGCGCGGCGAACTCCTTCTCAAGTCGCACACGCTCATCCCCGGCTACTACCGGCGCCCCGACCTCACCGCCACGGTCTTCGACGCGGACGGCTACTACCGCACCGGTGACGTCTTCGCCGAGACCGGGCCCGACCGGCTGGTCTACGTCGACCGTACGAAGGACACCCTGAAGCTGTCCCAGGGCGAGTTCGTGGCCGTGTCCCGCCTGGAGACCGTTCTCCTCGGCAGCCCTCTCGTCCAGCACCTCTACCTGTACGGCAACAGCGAGCGCGCCTACCTGCTCGCGGTGGTGGTGCCCACCCCGGCCGCGCTGGCCGGGTGCGGCGGGGACACCGAAGCGCTCCGGCCGCTGCTCATGGAATCCCTCCGGAGCACTGCCAGAGGGGCCGGACTCAACTCGTACGAGATCCCCCGCGGGATCCTCGTCGAGACCGAGCCCTTCAGCCCCGAAAACGGCCTCTTCACCGAGAGCCACAAACTCCTGCGCCCCCGCCTCAAGGAGCGCTACGGGCCGGCCCTGGAGCTGCTGTACGAGCAGCTGGCCGACGGCCAGGACCGCCGGCTGGGCGAACTGCGGCGCACGGGGGCGGACCGGCCGGTGGAGGAGACGGTCACCCGGGCCGCCCAGGCCCTGCTGGGATGTGCGAGCACCGCTCTCCGGCCCGGCGCGCACTTCACCGACCTCGGCGGGGACTCCCTCTCCGCCGTGTCGTTCTCCGGGCTCATGAAGGAGATCTTCCACGTCGACGTCCCGGTCGGTGTGATCATCAGCCCGGCCAATGATCTGGCGGAGGTGGCGCGGTACATCGCTTCGGCCCGCCGGCCGGACGGGACGCGGCGGCCCACCTTCGCCTCCGTGCACGGGGAGCACCGCACCGAAGTCCGCGCCGGGGACCTCACCCTGGAGAAGTTCCTCGACGCGCCCACGCTCGCCGCGGTTCCGCCGAGGCCCCGCCCCGACAGCGACGTACGGACGGTCCTGCTGACCGGAGCCACCGGCTACCTCGGCCGGTTCCTCTGCCTGGAGTGGCTGGAGCGGCTGGCGTCCTCGGGCGGGCGGCTGATCTGCCTCGTCCGCGGCAGCGACGCGACCGTCGCGGCCAGGCGGCTGGAGGCAGCCTTCGACAGCGGCGACGCCGCGCTGCTCCGGCGCTACCGCACGGCGGCCGGGAAGACCCTGGAGGTGCTCGCGGGGGACATCGGCGCACCGCGGCTGGGTCTGAGCGAGGACACCTGGCGGGAGCTGGCCGACACCGTGGACCTGATCGTCCACCCGGCCGCGCTGGTCAACCACCTGCTGCCGTACAGCGAACTGTTCGGCCCCAACGTCCTCGGCACCGCCGAAGTGATCCGGCTGGCGCTCACCGCGCGGCTGAAGCCCGTCACCTACGTCTCGACGGTCGCCGTCTGCCTCGGAACCCCTGCCGAGGACGCCGACATCCGCGCCACCAGCCCGGTACGGAGCATCGGCCAGGGGTACGCCGACGGGTACGCGACCAGCAAATGGGCCGGCGAGGTCCTGCTCCGGGAAGCGCACGAGCGCTACGGCCTGCCGGTCACCGTCTTCCGGTCCGACCTGCTCCTGGCGCACAGCACGTACGCCGGGCAGGTCAACGTGCCCGACGTCCTCACCCGCCTGCTGCTCAGCCTGGTCGCCACCGGCATCGCGCCCGGCTCGTTCTACCGGGCGGGGTCCCGTGCGCACCACGACGGCCTGCCGGTCGACTTCACCGCGGAGGCCGTCGTCGCGCTCGGCGCACGGACCACCGAGGGCCACCGGACCTTCAACGTGGTCAACCCGCACGACGACGGCGTCTCCCTGGACACCTTCGTCGACTGGCTCATCGAGGCCGGCCACCCGATCAGGCGGATCGACGACCACGGCGCCTGGCTCACCCGCTTCACCGCGGCGCTCCGCGCCCTGCCGGAGAAACACCGGAGGCACTCGCTGCTCCCGCTGCTCGGCGCCTACGCGCAACCCGGCGAGGGCGCCCCGGGGTCGCCGCTCCCCGCCGGGCGCTTCCACGCCGCCGTAAGGGCGGCGGGGGTCGGCCCCGGGGGCGACATCCCCCGGGTGTCGCCGGACCTGATCCGCAAGTACGTCACCGACCTGCGCGCACTCGGGCTCCTCTTCCGTCCCTGA
- a CDS encoding cytochrome P450, producing MTAAGHEIRAYPFGPVDRLDLDPTLFEVCGEHPVLRVRLPFGGDGWLVTRYAEVRTVLSDPRFSRAAAAGDHVPRTVAVAPPSTSIMGMDPPDHSRLRRRVMRAFTVRSIDALRPRIEEIVNGLVDTLTEGDGPADLAAVLTWPLPITVICEMLGVPSADQDRFTEWVDGLLILDDPEQSAHARRQLGDYLAELIQQRRAEPTDDLLGELAADNEKDPLSEEELVSLGVSLLSAGQEATANQIGNFVYTLLTRPALWRQLVADPSLVPRAVEELSRFIPISATAGFTRVATEDLELGGQLIRAGDAVVAELGMANRDSEVFDRPEEIDFHREQIPHVTFGYGIHHCLGAQLARVELRVVLETLVTRLPGLRLAVPADQLAWRTERLIRGVAALPVRW from the coding sequence ATGACCGCCGCAGGACACGAGATACGGGCCTACCCGTTCGGTCCGGTGGACCGGCTCGACCTGGACCCCACGCTGTTCGAGGTCTGCGGCGAACACCCCGTGCTCCGGGTGCGCCTGCCCTTCGGGGGCGACGGCTGGCTCGTCACCCGGTACGCCGAGGTCAGGACCGTGCTGTCGGACCCCCGCTTCAGCCGCGCCGCCGCCGCGGGCGACCATGTGCCCCGCACGGTGGCCGTCGCCCCGCCGTCGACCTCCATCATGGGCATGGACCCGCCGGACCACAGCCGGCTGCGACGCCGGGTGATGCGCGCGTTCACGGTACGCAGCATCGACGCGCTCCGCCCCCGCATCGAGGAGATCGTGAACGGTCTGGTCGACACCCTGACGGAAGGGGACGGCCCCGCCGACCTGGCGGCGGTCCTCACGTGGCCGCTGCCGATCACGGTGATCTGCGAGATGCTCGGCGTGCCGTCCGCCGACCAGGACCGGTTCACCGAATGGGTGGACGGCCTGCTGATCCTCGACGACCCCGAACAGTCAGCACACGCCCGCCGACAGCTCGGGGACTATCTCGCGGAGCTGATCCAGCAGCGCCGCGCCGAGCCCACCGACGACCTCCTGGGCGAGCTGGCCGCCGACAACGAGAAGGACCCGCTGAGCGAGGAGGAGCTGGTCAGCCTGGGCGTCAGTCTGCTCTCCGCCGGCCAGGAGGCCACCGCCAACCAGATCGGCAACTTCGTCTACACCCTGCTGACCCGGCCCGCCCTCTGGCGGCAACTCGTCGCCGATCCCTCGCTCGTCCCCCGAGCGGTCGAGGAACTCTCCCGGTTCATCCCCATCAGCGCCACCGCCGGCTTCACCCGCGTCGCCACCGAGGACCTCGAACTGGGCGGGCAGCTCATTCGCGCCGGGGACGCGGTGGTGGCCGAACTCGGGATGGCCAACCGCGACTCCGAGGTGTTCGACCGGCCCGAGGAGATCGACTTCCACCGCGAACAGATCCCGCACGTCACCTTCGGCTACGGCATCCACCACTGCCTCGGCGCGCAACTGGCCAGGGTCGAACTGCGCGTCGTCCTCGAAACGCTCGTCACCCGCCTGCCCGGTCTGCGTCTCGCCGTCCCCGCCGACCAGCTCGCGTGGCGGACCGAACGCCTCATCCGCGGTGTGGCTGCGCTGCCGGTCCGCTGGTGA